A window of Trichoderma atroviride chromosome 3, complete sequence contains these coding sequences:
- a CDS encoding uncharacterized protein (TransMembrane:2 (i12-29o35-58i)) codes for MAMGATQQLPRASSAGLVCAAVLGAYLSLPLVQDSYVALSTEVANFILILLACIYYLASQAPWPDPPGSIVSMLMHGIGLDYIGSLLDGAGPAMAGLASHRPIVSCYITFVKTFPIVQRGCHAALFSLTTSPSSSLLINITPPGCLDSAMLESDS; via the coding sequence ATGGCGATGGGGGCTACCCAGCAGCTACCTCGGGCTAGCAGCGCTGGCCTCGTCTGCGCGGCGGTACTTGGCGCGTACTTGTCCCTGCCATTGGTACAGGACTCGTACGTGGCTCTGAGCACAGAGGTTGCTAatttcatcctcatcttgtTAGCATGCATCTACTATCTGGCTTCGCAGGCACCTTGGCCAGACCCTCCTGGCTCCATCGTCTCCATGCTCATGCATGGCATTGGCCTGGATTATATCGGAAGCTTGCTTGATGGCGCCGGGCCGGCCATGGCCGGGTTAGCATCGCATCGTCCTATCGTCTCTTGCTATATAACCTTCGTCAAGACGTTCCCCATCGTTCAACGTGGCTGCCAtgctgctctcttctccctcacgacctctccctcctcctctctcttaATTAATATCACCCCTCCAGGCTGCTTGGACTCCGCCATGCTCGAGTCTGACTCCTAG
- a CDS encoding uncharacterized protein (EggNog:ENOG41~TransMembrane:4 (o29-46i334-363o375-396i403-424o)~CAZy:GT2_Glyco_tranf_2), translating into MDTMDKFLSELPAKMLPLVPFRLPVVEPGFWQSATFWTCVFWILWLHRYVRLLVHCVSHWTYKSKPIPSQPRFTHDDVTVIIPTIHNAFEELRPSLQSILACKPAELILVTTHDKRKALDELAGSLNYPRVRVMHTSIANKRLQVCEALPTVETPITIMADDDVAWPSTLMPWILAPFEDPKIGGVGTCQRVKREWTAPWSVRIWNWLGAAYIERRNFEISATHNMDGGTSCMSGRTGAYRSEILKSHDFLDGFKTEKWRKWILNADDDNFVTRWLVSHQWKTWIQYERECEIETTLENGPKFLYQCSRWARSNWRSNWTSLVKERHVWRQQPWCTYALHFATFTSLAFVVDPLLLASCWWATAEWHVQYRLYAFWAQFIFMFGFTKFVKLMGLLLRNPSDIIFVPVSIVFGYFHGLIKLYALITLNMTSWGSRADGDANDAQRLAPAPSPSKVLTTPRGAKSLIRFNVRQKGGLTSTRTEQDSAWEKRACAAYESGTSYPEKHEAAGMQNGHEQPQSMHFSNASQ; encoded by the exons ATGGACACCATGGACAAGTTTCTTAGTGAGCTGCCGGCCAAGATGTTGCCCCTGGTCCCCTTCAGATTACCTGTCGTCGAGCCTGGTTTTTGGCAGTCCGCCACATTCTGGACATGCGTCTTTTGGATTCTGTG GCTCCATCGATATGTCCGGCTGCTTGTTCACTGCGTCAGCCATTGGACCTACAAATCGAAGCCGATCCCTAGCCAGCCACGCTTTACCCACGACGACGTCACGGTCATTATTCCTACCATCCATAATGCGTTTGAGGAGCTTCGGCCGTCGCTTCAGAGCATCCTGGCCTGCAAGCCGGCCGAGCTGATTCTGGTCACAACGCACGACAAGCGCAAGGCTCTTGACGAGCTGGCTGGGTCCCTCAACTACCCCCGGGTCCGTGTCATGCACACATCTATTGCCAACAAGCGCCTCCAAGTCTGCGAGGCTCTGCCTACCGTGGAGActcccatcaccatcatggcTGACGACGATGTGGCCTGGCCCTCTACCTTGATGCCCTGGATTCTCGCCCCCTTTGAAGATCCCAAGATCGGCGGCGTCGGCACCTGCCAGCGAGTGAAGCGCGAGTGGACGGCGCCGTGGTCGGTTCGCATCTGGAACTGGCTGGGAGCGGCATACATTGAGCGCCGCAACTTTGAGATCTCGGCCACTCACAACATGGACGGCGGCACCTCGTGCATGTCTGGCCGCACTGGGGCGTACCGATCGGAAATCCTCAAGAGCCATGACTTCCTCGACGGCTTCAAAACTGAAAAGTGGAGAAAGTGGATCTTGAATGCTGACGACGATAACTTTGTCACGCGATGGTTGGTGAGCCACCAGTGGAAGACCTGGATCCAGTATGAGCGCGAATGCGAGATTGAAACCACTCTGGAGAATGGCCCCAAGTTCCTGTATCAGTGCTCCCGCTGGGCGCGTAGCAACTGGCGAAGCAACTGGACCAGCCTGGTCAAGGAGCGGCACGTGTGGAG ACAACAGCCCTGGTGCACCTACGCCCTCCACTTCGCGACCTTTACCTCGTTGGCCTTTGTCGTCGACCCGCTTCTGCTTGCCTCGTGCTGGTGGGCGACGGCTGAGTGGCATGTCCAGTACCGACTCTACGCCTTCTGGGCCCAGTTCATCTTCATGTTTGGCTTCACCAAGTTTGTCAAGCTCATGGGACTTTTGTTGCGAAACCCGAGCGATATCATCTTTGTTCCCGTCTCCATTGTCTTTGGATATTTCCATGGCCTGATCAAGCTCTATGCCCTCATTACTCTTAACATG ACATCGTGGGGCAGCCGAGCTGACGGCGATGCAAATGATGCGCAGCGGCTCGCACcggcgccatcaccatctaAGGTATTGACGACTCCTCGTGGTGCTAAGTCGCTCATCCGCTTTAACGTCCGTCAAAAGGGAGGACTGACGTCGACGCGGACCGAGCAAGATTCGGCATGGGAAAAGCGCGCATGCGCTGCCTACGAGTCGGGCACTTCATACCCCGAAAAACATGAAGCCGCTGGCATGCAGAATGGCCATGAACAACCACAATCGATGCACTTCAGTAACGCTTCTCAGTAA